Part of the Leptotrichia massiliensis genome, TGTGTAACTTCGTAAATTAAGTTTTATATCTCCACTTTTTAAAAATAAATCGTAAAACATCCAGATTGTAACAACTATGTAAGAAAAAAGTGATGCCATTACTGCACCCACAATTCCCATTTTTAAAACATATAAAAAAATTGAATTAAAAATAATTTTTAAAATTAATAAAAGAAAAATTCTAACAAATGTAACCTCAGGACGTCCAATCGCATTTTTTGAAGAATTGTAAATGGCAGCCAAAAATACAAAAGGCATTACCAGTGAATAAAGGGAAATATAGATATAGACATTGTTACGAATTTCAGAGGTTGTGTTATTTGAAATTAAAAGAGCTGTAAACATACATATAGGAATTAGTAAAAGCCCAATAAAAAAACTGAATACAAAAATTTGTAGCATCGTTTCCTTTACCGCTAACATTCTTCCTTTACCGTAAAGTCTACCTATCATAACAAGTGTAGCCACGCCAAGCCCCTGCGAAAATGCAATCATAATATTTAGTACAGGCTGACTAAATGTAACTGAACTGGCAATTTCTACACTTGTGAGTCTGTTTAGAAATAAACTGTCTGAGAGTGGGATAAGTGCTTGAATAATTCCGACCAGCAATGTTGGAATAGACAAAAAAAGTAAAGTATTAATAACTCTTCCATTAAAAAGTTTTCTTGGATAATTATTTATTTTTGCTTGTTTTTTCGCTATTTTAAATTTTCTAGACATTTTAATGTAAATTTTCTTATCAGTATGATTTTTTTATAAATAATTTTTACTTGTGGGAAAATTAATTGTATGTTAAAATAAAAGGAGTCTAGAAATTAAAAAAATAAATTTAGATATTATTTTAATTATACTATCTAAGGAGTTAAAATGAAACAAAAAAACATATTTTTAGAAGGATTAGATTCTTTTACGCTACATATTTTAGCTATTTCGTTTATGATATTAGATCATTCGTGGAATGTATTTTTTGTTAATCAGAA contains:
- a CDS encoding MATE family efflux transporter is translated as MSRKFKIAKKQAKINNYPRKLFNGRVINTLLFLSIPTLLVGIIQALIPLSDSLFLNRLTSVEIASSVTFSQPVLNIMIAFSQGLGVATLVMIGRLYGKGRMLAVKETMLQIFVFSFFIGLLLIPICMFTALLISNNTTSEIRNNVYIYISLYSLVMPFVFLAAIYNSSKNAIGRPEVTFVRIFLLLILKIIFNSIFLYVLKMGIVGAVMASLFSYIVVTIWMFYDLFLKSGDIKLNLRSYTIKLPIIKRLLKIGFPSMLNYAFLYLGFFLINKEMEKFGAVALNA